A region of Zeugodacus cucurbitae isolate PBARC_wt_2022May chromosome 5, idZeuCucr1.2, whole genome shotgun sequence DNA encodes the following proteins:
- the Nanp_1 gene encoding N-acylneuraminate-9-phosphatase: MAEGEIANDKSIKNADNFCVTASNSTSINNVVLGEKLRKITALFFDLDNTLIPTRSGDLKAVKKLSEVLENQFGLSKEEASTATQSFLKAFRRCPDNSQTSLDSWRTYLWREALPPRYKHLAEQIYPKWLKLRYRYLALSADYIQMLCRARESNFLLALITNGPSNAQWEKINKLHVSQYFDCMLVSSDLPWEKPNPQIFYAACNFLGVAPSQCAMFGDKLESDIKGGCLAGLSATFWIPLSPGEIDFSDVQHKPDYTLKQLLDLYKYFPTLNTTRNVRANSNSNTNGTNVQCNTTGATYPLAHGVNGASAVLPQYRRRGSQISHSRTISTCYSDLQRHQTHQQPNQFGQVQHEQETHDEWFNERLNQEQYRQRRGGSLPTMDYMNSEAENSSDSLFS; this comes from the exons ATGGCCGAAGGTGAAATTGCCAACgacaaaagcataaaaaatgctGATAATTTCTGTGTAACCGCGTCCAACAGCACTTCTATTAATAACGTCGTGTTGGGTGAAAAGTTAAGAAAGATTACAGCACTTTTCTTTGACTTGGACAACACTTTGATACCCACGCGCTCGGGTGATTTGAAAGCAGTCAAAAAG ttaagtGAAGTGCTTGAAAATCAATTTGGTTTATCGAAAGAGGAAGCCAGCACTGCTACTCAGTCTTTCCTGAAAGCATTTCGTCGCTGTCCAGATAACTCGCAAACATCGTTAGATTCCTGGCGTACATATTTATGGCGTGAAGCTCTACCACCTCGCTACAAACATTTAGCTGAGCAAATCTACCCAAAATGGTTGAAATTGCGTTACCGTTATTTGGCGCTATCCGCCGATTACATACAAATGCTATGTCGCGCACGTGAGTCAAATTTTTTACTGGCCCTCATTACCAACGGACCATCCAATGCGCAGTGGGAAAAGATAAACAAGTTGCATGTCAGCCAATATTTTGATTGTATGCTAGTGTCATCTGATCTTCCATGGGAGAAACCGAATCCGCAAATATTCTATGCAGCATGCAACTTTTTAGGAGTCGCGCCATCGCAATGTGCAATGTTTGGAGATAAACTCGAATCGGATATTAAA gGCGGTTGTCTTGCGGGACTGAGTGCTACATTTTGGATACCACTGAGTCCAGGCGAAATTGACTTCAGCGACGTACAACATAAGCCAGACTACACACTCAAGCAACTGttagatttatataaatattttccaacactAAATACTACTAGAAATGTGCGTGCAAATTCAAATAGTAATACAAATGGCACAAATGTACAATGCAACACAACAGGGGCAACATACCCCTTAGCACATGGTGTTAACGGTGCTTCAGCTGTTCTACCTCAGTATCGTCGTAGAGGTAGCCAAATTAGTCATAGTCGTACCATAAGTACCTGTTACAGTGATCTTCAACGTCATCAAACACATCAGCAACCAAATCAATTTGGACAAGTACAGCATGAACAAGAAACGCATGACGAATGGTTCAACGAACGTTTGAATCAAGAGCAATACCGACAACGTCGTGGTGGTTCACTACCAACTATGGATTATATGAATAGTGAAGCTGAAAATAGTTCAGACAGTTTGTTTAgctaa